A single genomic interval of Romboutsia ilealis harbors:
- a CDS encoding M15 family metallopeptidase, which produces MLGLSMPEDVPIDFDELSYLTLSYYGFDGNTHVGEMIINKEVASEVVDIFKEIYEKKYPIDKIKLIDEYNAVDELSMSDNNSSSFCYRTIKNTNIVSNHGKGLAIDINPIQNPHVVGDDISPKNGYNFKDRTNIKQGMIIEGDDLYNAFIKKGWTWGGHWKNPDYQHFEKKLN; this is translated from the coding sequence ATGCTAGGACTTTCTATGCCTGAGGATGTACCTATAGATTTTGATGAGCTTAGTTATTTAACTTTAAGTTATTATGGCTTTGATGGAAATACTCATGTTGGTGAAATGATTATCAATAAAGAAGTTGCATCCGAAGTTGTTGATATATTTAAAGAAATCTATGAAAAAAAGTATCCTATTGATAAAATAAAATTAATAGATGAATACAATGCAGTTGATGAGCTTTCCATGAGTGATAATAATAGCTCTTCTTTTTGTTATAGAACTATAAAAAACACAAATATTGTATCTAATCACGGAAAAGGTCTTGCCATTGATATAAATCCTATTCAAAATCCTCATGTTGTTGGAGATGATATTAGTCCTAAGAATGGTTATAACTTTAAAGATAGAACTAATATTAAGCAGGGTATGATAATAGAAGGTGACGATTTATACAATGCATTTATAAAAAAAGGCTGGACTTGGGGAGGCCACTGGAAAAATCCAGACTATCAACATTTTGAAAAGAAACTAAACTAA
- a CDS encoding tetratricopeptide repeat protein, which yields MAINEIFREMFNEQKRAKELKFQQEIIRKTLKNQGHSTNDFDRGLELLEDEDYENAIIYLTRCANNDNSQAQYELGRLFKEGLGIDKDIAKAKEYLMKAYKNGFKRAGLPLRELRYKENKNLNKEINMEFENKISDLGFTIDIPKDWIKLDPKNKNCFDAVAIDSFDGDVIFNIKMQVFLIEIPENMSYCVDLERVANNMGCIESVNFNNGNCEGKLICGEGIDGTCDYIFVSKGKRGVYDLRVMVDKYLEPIYEDVIDHIIYSFDIIDKI from the coding sequence ATGGCTATAAATGAGATATTTAGAGAAATGTTTAATGAACAGAAAAGAGCAAAAGAACTTAAGTTTCAACAAGAAATAATTAGAAAAACATTAAAAAATCAAGGGCATAGTACTAACGATTTTGATAGAGGATTAGAGCTTTTAGAGGATGAAGATTATGAAAATGCAATTATATATTTAACAAGATGTGCCAATAATGACAACTCTCAAGCTCAATATGAATTAGGAAGGTTGTTTAAAGAAGGATTAGGAATAGACAAAGATATAGCTAAAGCTAAAGAGTATCTTATGAAAGCGTATAAAAATGGATTTAAGAGAGCAGGACTTCCATTAAGAGAACTTAGATATAAAGAAAATAAGAATTTAAATAAAGAGATTAATATGGAGTTTGAAAATAAAATAAGTGACTTAGGATTTACGATAGATATCCCAAAAGATTGGATTAAATTAGACCCTAAAAATAAAAATTGTTTTGATGCAGTAGCTATAGATAGTTTTGATGGAGATGTTATATTTAATATAAAGATGCAGGTTTTTTTAATTGAAATACCAGAAAATATGTCTTATTGTGTAGATTTAGAAAGAGTAGCAAATAATATGGGATGTATAGAGTCTGTGAATTTTAATAATGGAAATTGTGAAGGAAAGCTTATATGTGGGGAAGGCATAGATGGAACTTGCGATTATATATTTGTATCTAAAGGAAAAAGAGGAGTCTATGACTTGAGAGTAATGGTAGATAAGTATTTAGAACCTATCTATGAAGATGTAATTGATCATATTATATATAGTTTTGATATAATCGATAAGATATAA
- a CDS encoding DUF3867 domain-containing protein codes for MSDDRIIDFNDLKNKVKDSDVDKFEQYIYNLYFSVMDGSMTMAEFSRKIFDYMKDNNISQEKFMNIQKKFMERYGMDSEEVEKQLKSFGIDPSIAGINNIDLNNISSENLESIKKSAGFYEKYGSKITPKSCITTYIKNDVNDIEIVIDQEKIMLLSSKKINLMDAELNEFLLAYKNMFNKKIKVVLCENYTGYDY; via the coding sequence ATGTCTGACGATAGAATAATTGATTTTAATGATTTAAAAAATAAAGTAAAAGATTCAGATGTTGATAAGTTTGAACAATATATATATAATTTATACTTCTCTGTCATGGATGGAAGTATGACTATGGCTGAATTTTCGAGAAAAATTTTTGATTACATGAAAGATAATAATATATCTCAAGAGAAATTTATGAATATACAAAAAAAATTCATGGAAAGATATGGGATGGATTCTGAGGAAGTAGAAAAGCAACTTAAAAGTTTTGGAATAGACCCTTCAATTGCAGGAATTAATAATATAGATTTAAATAATATAAGTAGTGAAAACTTAGAATCTATTAAAAAAAGTGCAGGATTTTATGAAAAGTATGGAAGTAAAATAACTCCTAAAAGTTGTATAACTACTTATATAAAAAATGATGTAAATGATATTGAAATAGTTATAGACCAAGAGAAGATTATGCTTCTTAGTAGTAAGAAAATAAATCTTATGGATGCAGAACTTAATGAATTTTTATTAGCATATAAAAATATGTTTAATAAAAAAATAAAAGTAGTATTATGTGAAAATTACACAGGATATGATTATTAA
- a CDS encoding competence/damage-inducible protein A: protein MNAEIISVGTEIILGDIVNTNATYLAKELALLGIDVYYQSSVGDNEDRLINAFEEGLKRSDIIITTGGLGPTNDDITKEVACKVFNQKMEIDKNSLEKIEEFFYKLGIEMTENNKKQAYFPKGAIILKNKNGTAPGAILKKDNKYIIILPGPPKEMKLMFEDEVKPYLKDMSNEILVSRTLKLFGIGEAVLESKIIDIINEQNNPTIAPYISNMELRLRITAKSDNEENANNMIEPIIEKIKDRVGKFIYAQDNISMETVVSKMLIEKKLTISTAESCTGGLVSATLINYPGISSVFMEGCVTYSNESKINRLGVNPNTLEEYGAVSEETAREMAKGIAKNFNTNVAISTTGIAGPEGGTSDKPVGLVYIGIYINGKTTVNKYILHGNREEIRLRATKNALNDLRLRLLEL, encoded by the coding sequence ATGAACGCTGAAATAATTTCGGTAGGAACTGAAATAATTTTAGGGGATATTGTAAATACAAATGCTACATATTTGGCTAAAGAGTTGGCATTACTCGGAATAGATGTATATTATCAAAGTAGTGTAGGGGATAATGAAGATAGGCTTATAAATGCATTTGAAGAAGGATTAAAAAGAAGTGATATAATAATAACAACAGGTGGACTAGGGCCTACTAATGATGACATAACTAAAGAAGTTGCATGTAAGGTTTTTAATCAAAAGATGGAAATAGATAAAAATTCATTAGAAAAAATAGAGGAATTTTTTTATAAATTAGGAATAGAAATGACTGAAAATAATAAAAAACAAGCATACTTTCCGAAAGGTGCAATAATACTAAAAAATAAAAATGGAACGGCTCCAGGTGCGATATTAAAAAAAGATAATAAGTATATAATAATACTTCCAGGACCCCCTAAGGAAATGAAGCTTATGTTTGAAGATGAAGTTAAGCCATATTTAAAAGATATGAGTAATGAAATATTAGTATCAAGAACATTAAAGTTATTTGGTATAGGAGAAGCTGTGCTAGAATCTAAAATAATAGATATAATAAATGAACAAAATAATCCTACAATAGCTCCATACATATCAAATATGGAATTAAGATTGCGAATAACTGCTAAATCCGATAATGAAGAAAATGCAAATAATATGATTGAGCCGATAATTGAAAAAATAAAAGATAGAGTTGGAAAGTTTATTTATGCACAAGATAATATATCAATGGAAACAGTTGTTTCAAAAATGCTAATAGAAAAGAAGCTAACAATATCTACAGCTGAGTCTTGTACAGGAGGACTTGTTAGTGCGACACTTATAAATTATCCGGGTATATCTTCTGTATTTATGGAAGGATGTGTTACATATTCTAATGAATCAAAAATAAATAGATTGGGAGTAAATCCTAATACATTAGAAGAATACGGAGCTGTTAGTGAAGAAACTGCTAGAGAGATGGCAAAAGGGATTGCGAAAAATTTTAATACTAATGTAGCAATATCAACCACTGGAATAGCTGGCCCAGAAGGAGGAACGAGTGATAAACCTGTAGGACTTGTTTATATAGGAATTTATATAAATGGAAAAACTACAGTAAATAAATATATACTACATGGAAACAGAGAAGAGATTAGGCTTAGGGCTACTAAAAATGCACTTAATGATTTAAGGCTAAGATTATTAGAGTTATAG
- a CDS encoding ABC-F family ATP-binding cassette domain-containing protein, translated as MNLMTLENISKSYSEKILLKDISFGINEGEKIGIIGVNGTGKSTLLKIIAGAEVPDNGTIIKANRVKVEYLPQNPDYNEDFTVLQQVFKGTSSEMKLLLEYQETLDTLSKDYNDNLNSKLISLQEKIDALNLWDLESEAKTVLTKLGITNFSQKVKELSGGQRKRVSLASALITPCELLILDEPTNHLDNDTIDYLEEYLNSRRGSLIMITHDRYFLDRVSNRIIELDKGRLFSYDGNYSTFLEKKMERLALESSMEEKRQNLIRKELAWVKRGAKARTTKQKARLQRFDELLNKDTYTPDEKMDISVGSTRLGKKIIEMHHISKKFDDKVLIDDLDYTIARTDRIGIIGKNGMGKSTLIKILNGEILPDSGNIEIGETVKISCFSQDDSHMHPDMRAIDYVKEASDYIETADGAKISASQMCEKFLFNSTMQYSFIGNLSGGERRRLHLLRTLMLAPNVLLLDEPTNDLDIATLNILEDYLDEFNGIVITVSHDRYFLDRICNKIFAYEGIGKIHIFTGNYSDYSIYREIQGIEFKEEVKESPEKTPLKKEKPKPSKKLKFTYNEQREFETIDSDIEKLEQKIEKLENDSIKFATDFVKLQEILNEKTNSEAELEHKYERWEYLNNLAEEIENSKN; from the coding sequence ATGAATTTAATGACATTAGAAAATATAAGTAAGAGCTATTCAGAAAAAATCTTACTTAAAGATATCTCATTTGGTATTAATGAAGGTGAGAAAATAGGTATTATAGGAGTTAATGGCACAGGTAAATCTACTCTTTTAAAAATTATAGCTGGAGCTGAAGTTCCTGATAATGGTACTATCATAAAAGCTAATAGGGTCAAAGTTGAGTATCTACCTCAAAATCCAGACTATAACGAAGATTTTACAGTTTTACAACAAGTATTTAAAGGTACTTCTAGTGAAATGAAACTTCTACTTGAATACCAAGAAACACTAGATACCTTATCTAAAGATTATAACGATAATTTAAACAGTAAGCTTATATCATTACAAGAAAAAATAGATGCTCTTAACCTTTGGGATTTAGAAAGTGAGGCTAAGACTGTCTTAACTAAACTTGGTATAACTAACTTTAGTCAAAAAGTAAAGGAATTGTCAGGTGGTCAAAGAAAAAGAGTTTCTTTAGCATCTGCACTTATTACTCCATGTGAATTACTAATATTAGATGAACCGACAAACCATTTAGATAATGATACCATTGATTATTTAGAGGAATATCTAAATTCAAGACGTGGCTCTCTAATTATGATAACTCATGATAGATACTTCTTAGATAGAGTTTCTAATAGAATCATAGAACTTGATAAGGGTAGATTATTTAGCTATGATGGTAACTACTCTACATTCTTAGAAAAGAAAATGGAGCGATTAGCCCTTGAATCTAGTATGGAGGAAAAGAGACAAAATTTAATAAGAAAAGAACTAGCTTGGGTAAAACGTGGCGCTAAAGCCCGTACTACAAAACAAAAAGCTAGACTTCAAAGATTTGATGAATTACTAAATAAAGATACTTATACTCCAGATGAAAAGATGGATATATCTGTTGGATCTACAAGACTTGGTAAAAAAATAATTGAAATGCATCATATATCTAAAAAATTTGATGATAAAGTTCTTATTGATGATTTAGATTATACTATAGCTCGTACTGATAGAATTGGTATTATAGGTAAAAATGGTATGGGTAAATCTACTCTTATTAAAATATTAAACGGAGAAATTTTACCAGATAGTGGTAATATAGAAATCGGCGAAACAGTCAAAATAAGTTGTTTTAGCCAAGATGATTCACATATGCATCCTGATATGAGAGCTATAGACTATGTAAAAGAAGCTAGTGATTATATAGAAACAGCTGATGGAGCTAAAATATCAGCTTCTCAAATGTGTGAAAAATTCTTATTTAATTCTACTATGCAATATAGCTTTATAGGTAATTTATCAGGTGGTGAAAGACGTAGACTTCACCTACTTAGGACTTTAATGCTTGCTCCTAATGTACTTTTACTTGATGAGCCTACAAATGATTTAGATATAGCTACACTTAACATACTAGAAGATTATCTAGATGAGTTTAATGGAATAGTAATAACAGTATCTCATGATAGATATTTCTTAGATAGAATATGCAACAAAATATTTGCATATGAAGGAATTGGTAAAATCCATATATTTACTGGAAATTATAGTGATTACAGTATATATAGAGAAATCCAGGGTATTGAATTTAAAGAAGAGGTTAAAGAATCTCCTGAGAAAACACCTTTAAAAAAAGAAAAACCTAAACCAAGTAAAAAGCTTAAATTTACTTATAATGAGCAACGCGAATTTGAAACTATTGATAGCGATATAGAAAAACTTGAACAAAAAATAGAAAAACTTGAAAATGATTCTATTAAATTCGCAACTGATTTTGTCAAACTTCAAGAAATACTTAATGAAAAAACTAATTCCGAGGCTGAACTTGAACACAAGTACGAAAGATGGGAATATTTAAACAACTTAGCTGAGGAAATTGAAAATTCTAAGAATTAA
- a CDS encoding amidase domain-containing protein, which translates to MSRFKSNNKYIKIIVMSLCLILFLGLGLVVSKLNSRGSEIEAIKIDEDDQMKQQYQLLLENLFDYRNKAILEQNEEILKELYDIEKRTGLWAYEHEVEKMKYLKNWSSKQGVTFNEIKTEVKIRKVKEKEDDLYGIICNVATDYSYSYENEKDVKNIFRIGTEHYLNVKIKDNQYIITKEWYTDPFADSLNLENIKSDDIRSYILSQQKPDIQLTQEQEKAIDYAHRYCGVSTEDEYEFKFNKEYKNFNPDGGDCANFASQIMYESGRFKKNSIWNYDNRNGTKAWVNAQGFKNYILNSGRGSLISKGSYEETYKESYNLRPGDFVAYEKGGRITHVSTVTGVDSKGYPLVTCHNTDRLLVPWDLGWSNKAIRFHLIRVHY; encoded by the coding sequence TTGAGTAGGTTTAAATCTAACAATAAATACATTAAAATTATAGTTATGTCTTTATGTTTAATTTTATTTTTAGGTTTGGGTTTAGTGGTATCAAAATTAAATTCAAGAGGAAGTGAAATAGAAGCTATAAAGATAGATGAAGATGATCAAATGAAACAGCAATATCAACTTCTTTTAGAGAATCTATTTGATTATAGAAATAAAGCAATATTAGAACAAAATGAAGAAATATTAAAGGAACTTTATGATATTGAGAAAAGGACAGGGCTTTGGGCCTATGAACATGAAGTAGAAAAAATGAAATATTTAAAAAATTGGTCTAGTAAGCAAGGGGTAACTTTTAACGAAATAAAGACTGAAGTAAAAATAAGAAAAGTAAAAGAAAAAGAAGATGATTTATATGGAATAATATGTAACGTTGCTACAGATTATAGCTATTCTTATGAAAATGAAAAAGATGTAAAAAATATATTTAGAATCGGTACAGAACATTATTTAAATGTAAAAATAAAAGATAATCAATATATCATAACTAAAGAATGGTATACAGATCCATTTGCAGATTCTTTAAATTTAGAAAATATTAAATCTGATGATATAAGAAGCTATATATTATCTCAGCAAAAACCTGATATTCAGTTGACACAAGAACAAGAAAAGGCTATAGATTATGCTCATAGATATTGCGGAGTTTCAACTGAAGATGAATATGAATTTAAGTTTAACAAAGAGTATAAAAATTTTAATCCAGACGGAGGCGATTGTGCAAACTTTGCATCTCAAATAATGTATGAGAGTGGAAGATTTAAGAAAAATTCTATATGGAATTATGATAACCGTAATGGAACGAAGGCTTGGGTGAATGCACAAGGATTTAAAAACTATATATTAAATAGTGGTAGAGGTAGTTTAATTAGTAAAGGTTCATATGAAGAGACATACAAAGAATCTTATAATTTAAGACCAGGGGATTTTGTGGCATATGAAAAGGGTGGAAGGATAACTCATGTATCTACTGTAACAGGAGTAGACTCTAAAGGATATCCTTTAGTAACTTGCCATAATACGGATAGACTACTAGTACCATGGGATTTAGGTTGGAGTAATAAAGCTATAAGGTTCCACTTAATAAGAGTTCATTACTAA
- a CDS encoding YjiH family protein, with protein sequence MEKHIMSTNENQSKNLFKFLIPSLLGLLLFVIPLPYGNLFKLDGLSPINIGIGFLAELIKIIAADYLINIALVVILASAILSVISKFINIKNEFLNNILNVSPLWLTFRLLGALFIFMTVFKVGPEIIHSELTGEVVLGLLPSLLAIFLVSGFLLPLVVDFGLMDLLGTLISKYMYKLFKVPGRAAIDAISSWLGDGTLGIMITDTQYKQGFYTAKEACIISVCFSLVSLPFSTVIADQLGFMTMFVPFYLTVCLASLVCALIMPRIYPLNKFKDSTYNNVEHLKEELVPSGTNLFSFGLKKAINRASTAPSFKDIMINGCKTVIDMYLALLPLVMAWGTLALIVAEFTPFFNIISIPVVFILKLLGIPNATAAAPAVLVGFTDMFLPSIMVSGNEISQITQFIIGTLSITQLIYLTETGAVILKSDIPLKLKDLFILFIVRTLISLPVITIVAKLIFSL encoded by the coding sequence ATGGAAAAACACATTATGTCAACAAATGAAAACCAAAGTAAGAACTTATTTAAATTTTTAATACCATCATTACTTGGACTATTATTATTTGTAATACCACTTCCATATGGTAATTTATTTAAACTTGATGGTTTATCTCCTATTAATATAGGAATCGGATTTTTAGCAGAATTAATAAAAATAATTGCTGCTGACTATCTTATTAATATCGCTTTAGTTGTTATACTTGCATCTGCTATATTGTCAGTTATTAGTAAATTCATAAATATAAAAAATGAATTTCTAAATAATATTTTAAATGTGTCTCCACTATGGCTGACATTTAGACTATTAGGTGCACTATTTATATTTATGACTGTATTTAAAGTCGGACCTGAAATTATACATTCAGAACTTACTGGTGAAGTTGTTCTTGGTTTATTACCTAGTTTACTTGCAATATTTTTAGTATCTGGATTTTTATTACCATTAGTTGTTGATTTTGGGCTTATGGATTTACTTGGAACTTTAATATCTAAGTATATGTATAAGTTATTTAAAGTTCCTGGTCGTGCTGCTATAGATGCAATTTCATCTTGGCTTGGAGATGGGACTTTAGGAATCATGATTACTGATACCCAATATAAACAAGGTTTTTATACAGCTAAAGAAGCATGTATAATTTCGGTTTGTTTCTCTTTAGTTTCTCTACCGTTCTCAACAGTTATAGCGGATCAACTAGGATTTATGACAATGTTTGTTCCATTTTATTTAACAGTATGTCTTGCATCATTAGTTTGTGCTTTAATTATGCCTCGTATATATCCGTTAAATAAATTTAAAGATTCTACATATAACAATGTTGAACATTTAAAAGAAGAATTAGTTCCATCAGGAACTAACCTATTTAGCTTTGGTCTAAAAAAGGCAATAAATAGAGCTTCTACTGCTCCATCTTTTAAAGATATTATGATAAATGGATGCAAAACTGTAATAGATATGTATTTAGCACTTTTACCACTTGTTATGGCTTGGGGTACCCTAGCTTTAATAGTTGCAGAATTTACTCCATTTTTCAATATTATATCGATACCAGTAGTATTTATACTTAAATTATTAGGAATACCTAATGCAACAGCCGCTGCTCCTGCTGTATTGGTAGGATTTACAGATATGTTTTTACCATCAATAATGGTATCTGGAAATGAAATAAGCCAAATAACACAATTTATAATAGGTACATTGTCTATAACTCAATTAATATACTTAACTGAGACTGGAGCAGTTATATTAAAATCAGATATTCCACTTAAATTAAAAGACTTATTTATATTATTTATAGTGCGTACATTAATATCACTACCTGTAATAACAATTGTTGCAAAATTAATATTTAGCCTATAA
- a CDS encoding peptidylprolyl isomerase — protein MEKKVLATVGEKEITNLDVESALKSLDPYQAMHFQTEEGKKHLLEDLVNQELFYMQAKEDQLHNDEDFKAEMKKIEENMLKQYAINKVLSNVTLTEEEKKAFFEANKAKFNKPESASAKHILVDSEELANDILNKINNNEMTFEAAASAHSTCPSKDAGGDLGTFTRGQMVPEFEEAVFNMKNGEVSGPVKTQFGYHLIKLENIQAGGESEYEEVKNEIEKSLMYQKQSEAYSKELNNLKSKYNDTVKYHD, from the coding sequence ATGGAAAAAAAAGTTTTAGCTACAGTTGGAGAAAAAGAAATAACTAATTTAGACGTTGAAAGTGCTTTAAAAAGCTTAGATCCATATCAAGCTATGCATTTTCAAACTGAAGAAGGTAAAAAACATCTATTAGAAGATTTAGTTAATCAAGAATTATTCTATATGCAAGCTAAAGAAGATCAACTACATAATGATGAAGATTTCAAAGCTGAAATGAAAAAAATTGAAGAAAATATGTTAAAGCAATACGCTATAAACAAAGTTTTATCTAATGTTACATTAACTGAAGAAGAAAAGAAAGCTTTCTTTGAAGCTAATAAGGCTAAATTTAACAAGCCTGAATCAGCATCTGCTAAGCACATATTAGTAGATTCAGAAGAATTAGCTAATGATATATTAAATAAAATAAATAACAATGAAATGACTTTTGAAGCTGCTGCATCAGCTCACTCTACTTGCCCATCTAAAGATGCTGGTGGAGATTTAGGTACTTTCACTAGAGGTCAAATGGTTCCAGAATTTGAAGAAGCTGTATTCAATATGAAAAACGGTGAAGTATCTGGACCTGTTAAAACTCAATTCGGATATCACTTAATAAAATTAGAAAATATACAAGCTGGTGGAGAATCTGAATACGAAGAAGTTAAAAACGAAATAGAAAAAAGTTTAATGTATCAAAAGCAAAGTGAAGCTTATAGTAAAGAGTTAAATAACTTAAAATCTAAATACAACGATACTGTTAAATACCATGATTAA
- a CDS encoding cold-shock protein, which yields MKTGVVKWFNNEKGFGFISVEGEGDVFVHFSAITGEGYKSLEEGQSVQFDVVEGAKGPQAANVVRL from the coding sequence ATGAAAACTGGTGTAGTTAAATGGTTTAACAACGAAAAAGGATTTGGATTTATATCTGTAGAAGGTGAAGGAGATGTTTTCGTACATTTCTCAGCTATAACTGGTGAAGGATACAAGTCTTTAGAAGAAGGACAATCAGTTCAATTCGACGTAGTTGAAGGAGCTAAAGGTCCTCAAGCTGCTAACGTAGTTAGATTATAA
- a CDS encoding RidA family protein yields the protein MEIKRFETTERMSKVVLHNNTLYLCGQTHDEGAVKEQTAAILSKIENLLNQYGSDKNHILSATIYLKDIDADFKDMNSVWDAWVEGGFAPARACVEAKMARECLLVEISIIAAVK from the coding sequence ATGGAAATTAAAAGATTTGAAACTACAGAGAGAATGAGTAAGGTTGTTCTTCATAACAATACATTATATTTATGTGGACAAACTCATGATGAAGGTGCTGTTAAAGAACAAACAGCCGCTATCTTATCTAAAATAGAAAATTTATTAAATCAATATGGTTCTGATAAAAACCATATATTATCAGCTACTATATACTTAAAAGATATCGATGCAGATTTTAAAGATATGAATTCAGTTTGGGATGCTTGGGTTGAAGGAGGATTTGCCCCTGCTAGAGCATGTGTTGAAGCTAAAATGGCTAGAGAATGTTTATTAGTTGAAATAAGCATCATTGCAGCAGTTAAATAG
- a CDS encoding CBS domain-containing protein — protein MNILFFLTPKSEVAYIYEDYTMRQALEKMEYHRYSSIPIINKDGKYVGTITEGDLLWTLKNEFSLDLKSIEDVPITDVKRRKDNRPVSIDANIEDLISKSMNQNFVPVVDDKDTFIGIIKRRDIIEYCYDKIKA, from the coding sequence GTGAATATATTATTTTTTTTAACACCAAAAAGTGAAGTGGCATACATATACGAAGACTACACAATGAGGCAAGCTTTAGAGAAGATGGAGTATCATAGATATTCATCTATTCCAATTATAAACAAAGATGGGAAGTATGTTGGGACAATTACTGAAGGGGACTTACTATGGACTTTAAAAAATGAATTTTCTCTAGATTTAAAATCTATAGAAGATGTCCCAATAACAGATGTTAAGAGAAGAAAAGATAATAGGCCTGTGTCTATAGATGCTAATATAGAAGACTTAATATCAAAGTCTATGAATCAAAATTTTGTTCCAGTTGTAGATGATAAAGATACATTTATAGGTATAATTAAAAGAAGAGATATTATTGAATATTGTTACGATAAAATAAAAGCCTAG
- a CDS encoding TIGR03905 family TSCPD domain-containing protein, protein MYRYYTKGVCSKSILMDIEGEILKDVIFEGGCSGNLIGIKHLIEGKSIDEIIKEFEDIPCKNRRTSCPDQLAKALKIYKKYVLNK, encoded by the coding sequence ATGTACAGATATTATACAAAAGGTGTATGTTCAAAGTCTATTTTAATGGACATAGAAGGTGAGATATTAAAAGATGTTATATTTGAAGGTGGGTGTAGCGGTAATTTAATTGGTATAAAACATTTAATAGAAGGAAAATCGATAGATGAAATAATTAAAGAGTTTGAGGATATACCTTGTAAAAACAGAAGAACATCTTGTCCAGATCAGCTTGCTAAGGCTCTAAAAATTTATAAAAAATATGTTCTTAATAAATAA
- a CDS encoding isochorismatase family cysteine hydrolase, with the protein MNNLLNELNSLKNNLDNLPTINLSDLNLNNTDLFIVDINNGFAKGGALYSPRIESLINPIVKFTKSVSKDIRSIIAFTDYHTKESIELLSYPAHCIEDTIECEIVDELKSIDNIKIVKKNSTNGFFALDNLNFDNTDNIIIIGDCTDICIYQLAITLKSYFNQNNINKHIIVPVNLVDTYNIDNVHPAELLNIVFLNSMIQNGIEVVKEIK; encoded by the coding sequence ATGAATAATTTGCTAAATGAATTAAATTCTTTAAAAAATAACTTAGATAATTTACCTACAATAAATTTATCTGATTTAAATTTAAATAATACAGATTTATTTATAGTTGATATTAATAATGGATTTGCAAAAGGGGGAGCTCTTTATTCTCCTAGAATAGAAAGTCTTATAAATCCTATCGTTAAATTTACAAAATCGGTATCAAAAGACATAAGAAGTATAATAGCTTTTACAGATTACCATACAAAAGAATCTATAGAACTTTTAAGTTATCCCGCTCATTGTATTGAAGATACCATTGAGTGTGAAATAGTTGATGAACTTAAATCTATAGATAATATAAAAATTGTTAAGAAAAATTCAACTAATGGTTTTTTTGCATTAGATAATTTAAATTTTGATAATACAGATAATATAATTATCATCGGAGATTGTACTGATATATGCATATATCAATTAGCTATAACTCTGAAATCTTACTTTAATCAAAACAATATAAATAAACATATTATCGTTCCAGTAAACTTAGTCGATACATACAATATAGATAATGTTCATCCTGCTGAATTATTAAATATAGTATTTTTAAATAGTATGATACAAAATGGAATTGAAGTTGTTAAAGAAATAAAATAA